One Bacteroidota bacterium genomic window carries:
- a CDS encoding globin: MMLTITPYEIGARPLVPQPDCAILQQLGEKGIRELISQHYDLLSQSDIKHLFPPTGSALEAAKQHSADFFIQRFGGPDYYSQNRGKPMLTRRHEPFAITMQARETWLDCYRQLLPKLNLSEELILSYWKFLDIFSIWMVNTPKV; this comes from the coding sequence ATGATGCTTACGATCACCCCATACGAAATAGGTGCCCGGCCACTGGTACCGCAGCCTGATTGCGCTATACTTCAGCAACTTGGAGAAAAGGGAATTCGTGAACTTATCAGCCAGCATTACGATTTGCTTTCGCAAAGCGATATAAAGCATCTTTTTCCTCCGACAGGAAGCGCACTTGAAGCAGCCAAACAGCATTCGGCCGACTTTTTTATTCAGCGTTTTGGTGGCCCGGATTATTACAGTCAAAACCGTGGAAAACCTATGCTTACCCGCCGCCACGAACCCTTTGCTATCACCATGCAGGCGCGCGAAACATGGCTCGATTGCTACCGGCAACTATTGCCCAAGCTAAACCTATCCGAAGAGCTTATTCTTTCTTATTGGAAATTTCTCGATATCTTTTCAATCTGGATGGTGAATACACCAAAAGTATAA
- a CDS encoding FIST C-terminal domain-containing protein produces the protein MKELYLSTSDSIADLQNCLNAYEQNQSVKSILILACDANQMQPEQLDPILQNIQKPLWGGIFPALLHNTQKLDKGFIVAGFETEVHVSVIENISHPQTDFEVVIEELVHDDFEFKTLGVLVDGFSRRISALIESLFLVFGLDCNYIGGGVGSLTMVQKPCLFSNKGMLTDCALLVRLPLECFVEVQHGWFSVAGPFKVTSADRNIITELDYRPAMEVYREVILQHTGKKIEENNFFDLAKAYPFGIHKLDAEMVVRDPIAAQDNQLVCVGEIQEGTFVDVLHGNKKSLVEAASLAAARCKAKLNPEERLFDLFFDCISRTLFLGNDFEQELMEVKSNKVPLIGALSIGEIANNRKEYLEFYNKTAVLACFTK, from the coding sequence ATGAAGGAATTATACCTCTCAACCAGTGATTCTATAGCAGATTTGCAAAATTGCCTGAATGCCTATGAGCAGAATCAGTCGGTAAAAAGCATTCTAATTCTGGCATGCGATGCCAATCAGATGCAGCCTGAACAACTCGACCCTATTTTACAAAACATACAGAAACCTCTCTGGGGTGGCATTTTTCCGGCTCTGCTTCATAATACACAGAAACTCGACAAGGGGTTCATTGTTGCCGGATTCGAAACCGAAGTCCATGTGAGTGTAATAGAAAACATAAGTCATCCACAAACAGATTTCGAAGTCGTCATCGAAGAATTGGTGCACGACGATTTTGAGTTTAAAACACTGGGTGTATTGGTCGATGGGTTTTCACGCCGCATCAGTGCGCTTATCGAATCTTTGTTTCTGGTATTTGGGCTCGATTGCAACTACATTGGTGGTGGGGTTGGCTCGTTGACCATGGTACAAAAACCATGTCTCTTTAGCAATAAGGGCATGCTTACCGATTGTGCGCTTCTGGTAAGATTGCCTCTGGAATGTTTTGTGGAGGTGCAACATGGATGGTTTAGTGTGGCAGGGCCTTTTAAAGTTACATCGGCCGACAGAAATATAATTACAGAGCTCGATTACCGACCTGCCATGGAGGTATACCGTGAGGTGATTTTGCAACATACAGGCAAAAAGATTGAAGAGAATAACTTTTTCGATCTGGCAAAGGCATACCCATTTGGTATCCATAAACTGGATGCCGAAATGGTGGTGCGTGACCCTATTGCCGCGCAGGATAACCAACTGGTATGTGTGGGCGAAATTCAGGAAGGAACCTTTGTCGATGTGCTACATGGAAACAAGAAAAGCCTTGTAGAAGCCGCCAGTCTGGCGGCAGCAAGGTGCAAAGCAAAGCTGAATCCTGAAGAGCGCCTGTTCGACCTTTTTTTCGATTGTATTTCACGTACCCTTTTTTTGGGCAATGATTTTGAGCAGGAGCTCATGGAAGTGAAATCCAATAAGGTGCCTCTCATAGGAGCACTTTCCATTGGCGAAATTGCCAATAATAGGAAAGAATACCTCGAGTTTTACAATAAAACCGCTGTGTTGGCGTGCTTTACTAAGTAA
- a CDS encoding phosphoethanolamine transferase — translation MKKKHTLSGRFLPFLPFLLAGILFASPLLLLSVIKLTQMNLHSAAVALYHALVTLLLFSLLPALFPIKLRNYLFLSAPLLFFTPMLVYGVLFFHKMPTRALILVLLESTSNERVEFLNGMWLLKSIVILLPALIILVNWRFTPQKLYITGYRIHFLIGFFSLILAGSAYELNKRSSFERIVQHSLYACFRDTPVGIARRSAKALKTYRAQTRKVSGETEDYSVLADSSVQEVPTLFVLVIGESSRYKNWGLNGYERQTSPQLQSYPALISFSKVISPSFNTRESVPILLTGRTDSCQQSLMSFYAKKEYETFWLGNQQIKAGPVDLLAQQADVRKQTAMGKYTPYDGELLEPLNKVISSNKSSGMIVLHTMGSHYPFQNRYPEEFEQFKPATKKNRHIPLKQKHRETILNNYDNSILYTDFFLSELISSLKQTERPAVLLYVSDHGENLFEDASIGFGRGLAKNSPELYHVPLFIWCSDSYCELFPEKYLALQKNQSQPASTTAVFHTLLHMGGISGSQVDSTQSLASVFYEGKERKVILKGRVHNYDSLFANKKLRGQP, via the coding sequence ATGAAAAAAAAACACACACTTTCGGGCAGGTTTCTGCCTTTTCTTCCCTTTCTGCTGGCAGGTATCCTATTTGCCAGTCCGCTTCTGTTGCTTTCAGTAATTAAGCTGACACAAATGAATTTGCATTCTGCCGCTGTAGCGTTATACCATGCCTTGGTTACCCTCTTACTTTTTAGCCTGCTACCGGCATTGTTCCCTATAAAGCTAAGAAACTACCTTTTTCTGTCTGCCCCCCTCCTGTTCTTCACTCCCATGTTGGTGTATGGTGTGTTGTTCTTTCATAAAATGCCCACCCGTGCATTGATTTTGGTGCTATTGGAATCGACATCCAACGAACGTGTTGAATTTTTAAATGGCATGTGGTTGCTGAAAAGTATTGTAATTCTATTGCCTGCCTTAATTATTCTGGTTAATTGGCGTTTCACTCCGCAAAAGCTTTACATAACTGGCTACAGAATACATTTTCTGATAGGATTTTTTTCGTTAATACTTGCTGGTTCTGCTTACGAACTGAATAAGCGAAGTTCCTTTGAAAGAATTGTTCAGCATAGTCTGTATGCTTGTTTTCGCGATACCCCTGTGGGTATTGCACGAAGGAGTGCCAAGGCATTGAAAACATATCGTGCACAGACCAGAAAGGTATCCGGGGAAACTGAAGATTATAGTGTTCTGGCCGATTCGTCGGTACAAGAAGTTCCTACACTATTTGTATTGGTGATAGGAGAATCTTCCCGATACAAAAACTGGGGCTTGAATGGATACGAAAGGCAAACCTCTCCCCAACTTCAATCCTATCCTGCCTTGATTTCTTTCAGTAAGGTTATTTCGCCCTCATTTAATACACGCGAGAGTGTTCCTATATTGCTCACTGGTCGAACAGATTCCTGCCAGCAATCCTTAATGTCATTCTATGCTAAAAAAGAGTATGAGACTTTTTGGCTGGGAAATCAGCAAATTAAAGCTGGTCCGGTCGATTTGCTTGCTCAACAGGCCGATGTGAGGAAACAGACAGCTATGGGCAAATACACACCCTACGATGGAGAATTGCTTGAACCACTTAACAAAGTAATTTCATCGAATAAAAGCTCTGGCATGATAGTGCTTCATACCATGGGAAGCCATTATCCTTTTCAAAACCGCTATCCCGAAGAATTTGAGCAATTTAAACCTGCCACAAAAAAAAACAGGCACATTCCATTAAAACAAAAGCACCGCGAAACAATTCTGAATAACTATGATAACTCAATACTATATACCGATTTCTTCTTATCGGAACTCATCTCCAGCCTTAAACAAACAGAAAGGCCGGCAGTACTGCTTTATGTGTCAGATCATGGCGAAAATCTTTTCGAGGATGCTTCCATTGGTTTTGGCCGGGGCTTAGCAAAGAATTCGCCAGAATTGTATCATGTACCACTTTTTATTTGGTGCTCCGATTCCTACTGCGAATTGTTTCCGGAAAAATACCTGGCACTGCAAAAGAATCAATCTCAACCCGCTTCCACTACTGCGGTATTTCACACCCTCCTGCACATGGGCGGCATTTCGGGCAGCCAGGTTGATAGCACACAAAGTCTGGCATCTGTTTTTTACGAAGGCAAAGAAAGAAAGGTAATTCTGAAGGGAAGGGTACACAATTACGACAGTCTTTTTGCGAATAAGAAACTCAGAGGGCAACCTTAA
- a CDS encoding archaeosortase/exosortase family protein, whose protein sequence is MIEKIRHWIDKRSKLDLFLLKAGMLLMAYYLARMAFAQIPFLYEFAKAVRRTYARFLAEASAWLLDVAGYNAQSVNRIVWIEGSQGVKVINACLGWSVMALFAGFVLIYPGIRKTKYWFIPMGILLVIAANLIRITAMAWLSFEASHLLDFYHHYVFNLILYLVVFSLWFLWIRWYGQKT, encoded by the coding sequence ATGATAGAAAAAATCAGGCATTGGATTGATAAACGCAGCAAACTCGATTTGTTTTTGCTAAAGGCAGGTATGCTCCTGATGGCCTATTACCTTGCTCGCATGGCCTTTGCCCAAATACCCTTTCTGTATGAGTTTGCCAAAGCAGTGCGCCGCACTTATGCTCGTTTTTTGGCCGAGGCAAGTGCCTGGTTGCTCGATGTGGCGGGTTATAATGCCCAGAGTGTAAACAGAATTGTTTGGATTGAAGGCTCTCAGGGAGTGAAGGTAATCAATGCCTGCCTGGGATGGTCGGTAATGGCTCTTTTTGCTGGTTTTGTGCTTATTTACCCGGGTATTAGAAAAACTAAATACTGGTTTATTCCCATGGGTATTCTGCTTGTAATAGCAGCCAATCTTATCCGCATTACCGCTATGGCCTGGCTTTCCTTCGAAGCCTCTCATCTGCTCGATTTTTATCACCACTATGTATTTAACCTTATTCTCTACCTCGTGGTTTTTAGCCTTTGGTTTTTGTGGATTAGATGGTATGGACAAAAAACTTAG